The nucleotide window GCGAGCAACGCCTGCCCGCGCCGCGGGGGCACAAGCTGGGTTTCGTGGCGCTTGCCACCACGCCGGACGGCCAGGTCTGGGCTTGTTGGGAAGAGGGCGACCAGGTGAATAATGACCAACTGGCCGGAACGTCGGGCTTGTGGCTGATGCCACTCATCGCCCAGGCTGTGCGGCCGGCCGCCGAGGCCCCCCGTCCGGCCGCGCAGCCTGTCCGCCCCGCCACAATGGCGGTGCCGCGCCAGATTCCGCCCCGGGTCAAGCAATGGGACCGTCTGGAGGTGGCGGTGGACGCCAACCGCAATTACCCGGACCCGTTTCGTGATGTTTCGCTCGATGCCACTTTTACCCGTCCGGATGGCAGCTCGGTGAAGTTCTGGGGGTTTTACGACGGCGGCCAGACGTGGCGACTTCGCTTCATGCCCGACCGCCCGGGCCGGTGGAAGGTGAGCGCCGCTTTTTCTGATGGCGCGCCGGCTTTGCAGGGAGAGTTCGAGTGTGTGGCATCCGACGGCCCGGGGATGATTACCGTACACCAACCCAACCCCGTCTGGTTTGGTTACCGGGACGGGCCGGCGGTGCTGGTGCGGGGCCTGCATGTGGGCGACCGCTTTTTTGCCCGCAACTTTGCTGATCCACAGCGCGAAGCGTTTCTCGATTGGGTGCAGGCGCATGAATACAACCTGCTTTCAGTGGCCAGTCATTACTTGAATCGCAACGCCCCGGGCCGCGGCCGCGGCTGGCAAACGCCCGCGCTCTGGCCCCTGAATCCGGCCGAGTTTGCCTGGCTGGAAACCCAGCTCGAGGCGCTGGCCCGCCGCCGCATCCTGGTGTATCCCTTCGCCGGTTTTTTTGGTCGGGATGCCAATTTCCCCCGCTCGCCCCAGGACCAGGCGCTGTACGTGCGCTACACCTATGCCCGCCTGGGGGCTTACTGGAACCTGTTGTTGAATGTTGCCGGCCCGGAACCATTGCTGCGCGAGCACCCCTACCTGAGCCGCGAGGAGGTCAATCGTCTGGGCGCGCTCATCCAGCAGCATAACGTGTTTGGCAAACCGCTCTCGGTGCACAACCGCACGGGCGATGATGAATTTCGTAATGAACCGTGGCTGACTTACGGCACGCTGCAGGGACCGAAGACCGTCAACC belongs to Verrucomicrobiia bacterium and includes:
- a CDS encoding DUF5060 domain-containing protein, with the translated sequence HQRVGMPSEWRSLGRALSSGRRDLPVLAADKAGNLYAASFGGRWNARLNGQWVGEQRLPAPRGHKLGFVALATTPDGQVWACWEEGDQVNNDQLAGTSGLWLMPLIAQAVRPAAEAPRPAAQPVRPATMAVPRQIPPRVKQWDRLEVAVDANRNYPDPFRDVSLDATFTRPDGSSVKFWGFYDGGQTWRLRFMPDRPGRWKVSAAFSDGAPALQGEFECVASDGPGMITVHQPNPVWFGYRDGPAVLVRGLHVGDRFFARNFADPQREAFLDWVQAHEYNLLSVASHYLNRNAPGRGRGWQTPALWPLNPAEFAWLETQLEALARRRILVYPFAGFFGRDANFPRSPQDQALYVRYTYARLGAYWNLLLNVAGPEPLLREHPYLSREEVNRLGALIQQHNVFGKPLSVHNRTGDDEFRNEPWLTYGTLQGPKTVNRAHLARGLLESHHPAKPLLAQETLWSGNTYHIQGIKRDYSDDDLRKNTFVIHFCAAALVFADNSGDSSSGFSGTLDLAACKTNRHAAVKRAWDLCAALPFGSLKPRPDLVKGAHAHCLAEPGRLFLVYLETSQPVTVRVGDGAWRATWIDTRPPYPRRDGGVMRDDQPVTPPPGGDDWVLQLEPAP